The Cryptococcus gattii WM276 chromosome D, complete sequence region GCGGAGCTCAGGGCCGGTGAGGTTGTCGAAAAAGGCAAGCCCGCCGCTGCCGCTGCCGAGGAGCACCGACCTTCAAGCCCGTTCCCCGACACCCAACGACCTCGTGAGCTCAAGCCAGAGACCGTCACGCCCCAGGTCCCGTCCTACGAGGGCAAGCAGCTCTACACCGgtcctcctcttcctctcgGCCACGAGCCCCCTCCCGGCTACTACCTCGCCCCTCCTCCGTCCGCCAAGAAGCAGGCGGTCGAGGAAAAAGTGCAAGAGGTCAAGGAGAAGCTCCCCTTGCTTGTCCCCAAGGTCAAGGAGTTTGCGTCCGAGGAGCCCATCATCTCCCAGCTTGCGTCCACCATTGACTCCCTtacctcttccctctccaCCCCTTCCCAGGCTCTTTCTCCCGATGCGACCGGTATCTTGAACAAGGCCCAGGACGACCTGACTGCGCTCAACGCTAGGCTCCAGCAAGTCAAAAAGGCCGAAAAGGCAAAACTCGAGCAGTCAATCACcgagaagaaaaaggagTTTGAGGCGCTTTtgaaggacaaggaggCTGAAAGGGCCAAGTCTGAGGCAGGATTGAAGCAAACTTGGCAGCATGAGAGGCAGGCGATGGTTGAGGACTGGAGAAAAGAGTTGGAAGGCGAGTTGGAGCAACAGAGACAAAGTATCGAGCAGAGGTGGGTATTTCCTTTGTTTCGAGAGATGTTCCGAGACTAAAACAGTGGGCAGGCTTCGAGAAGAGGTCGTGTCGCAGGGTATCGAGCTCCAGCGACGATGGCTCCGCTCCATCAAGTCCCAAGTCGAGACTGAGCGTGGTGGCCGTCTCGCCAAGCTTGACAGCCTCACCACCTCGCTCAAGCAACTTGAGCGAATCACCCTCGACAACTCTGCCACCCTTGACGACAATGTCCGACTCCACAAAATCTGGTCCGCCCTCCGCGCTGTGCAGTCCAAAGTCGACGCTGGTGACCTCGCGTTCGACGACGAGCTCCGTGCGCTCAAGGGCCTCTCGGCCCCGACGGCAGCAGCAAGCACAGGCGAACCCGTCGTCCGCTCCGTCCTCGACCAAATTGAAAAGTCTGGTATCCCCCAAACAGGCGTCAAGTCCTTTGCCGCCCTCTCATCCTGGTTCACCAACACCGTCGCCCCCCGTATTCAATCATCCTCCCTCGTCCCCGCTCCCGAAGAAGCCACCGTCATCTCCCACCTCGCGTCCGCCGGTCTTTCCAAAATCATGTTCCGACCCCAAGCGGGACGCGTGCCCGGAGATACCGTCGGAGCCGTCTTGGCCAGGGCCGAGTGGTGTCTTGCCGAAAAGGATTTGGATGGTGCCGCGCGAGAGATTAACAGTCTGACAGGATGGCCCGCCAAGTTGGCCAGTGATTGGTTGCAGCAGGCAAGGAGAAAATTGGAAGTTCAACAAGCCCTCGAGGTAGGTTTATTTTCTCGTAGAACGAATCACCGAAACTGATATACAACTTTTTACAGGTTGTGGCCACCGAAGCTACTTTGAGCTCTTTGCTCTTGGTCTAGATAAGGATTTTTTttaaaaataaaaaatgACCGATATGGCATAAAGATGCATTAATCAAGATTATATCGTAACAGCTAACGCGTATAACAAGCTACTAAATTCTTTCGTGCTGACTCATAAACGATAACAGTAACCAACAAGAAACCCACATTTATCTACCAGTCCCTCGGCTCATACATTTACCAACCGATCTCCAATCTTTTTCGTCTTCCTCAGACTTTTCGGGACAAGAGGCCCGTCGTCTTCCACAGTCATCCGTCCGGGACTTTTATCCCCGGTACCAACCTGATCATTCATATCGTCCCCGTAAAAGCTCTCCAGGTACATGTCCGTCACCGACACATTTCTCATACTAAACCGCCTCTCACTTCCCCACGACGCCCTATAGTCACCACCACTATCGACACTGCTTGCATCGCTATCCAATAATAACaactcctcctcctcctcctcctcctcctcctcctcctcctcctcctcctcctcctccttttcatGGTTGCTCTTGGGTGAAGGAGAATCAATGTGCGAATCGCGGAATACAGACATGTTGCCCGTCGAGCTTCGAGCAAGCGCATGAGATGGAGACTGGGGACAAGTGAGATATGCCAACGTATCGACAAAGGGCTCGAATAATGCGTCTTGTTCATGTGACTGGGACTTTTCTTTAGCGATTAATCCCACGACAGGACGATGGGGAGATCGCTCAGGTCGGGTAGGTGTAAGAATGTTTGCGCCCTTGCGGCTTGACTGAACCCTTTGAAACGATGTGTACCCTTGATTACGGCTGGGTGTGGT contains the following coding sequences:
- a CDS encoding Mitochondrion protein, putative (Similar to TIGR gene model, INSD accession AAW46552.1), with product MYAQLRIARRAPPAPRPQRRLLATPPPPPPAPGAVHPRPVVVHTKPPPVPGSSTVATPPPPRPRTFRRLALYTALGVAGFYALSGYAGTKSDTYRDIFTQYVPGGEAVADYADDNGWDNLTGKAVRGWQSVTGARPQTTTEKVAAKIGEVRDRADEAKDKAVGKHTASQKIHERAEELKKAVEQRTHDAEARLKELTGEAKHKVQEATKDAPFNFSEGVEGIVRAAETALHKAEHKTEHKAEQPKAELRAGEVVEKGKPAAAAAEEHRPSSPFPDTQRPRELKPETVTPQVPSYEGKQLYTGPPLPLGHEPPPGYYLAPPPSAKKQAVEEKVQEVKEKLPLLVPKVKEFASEEPIISQLASTIDSLTSSLSTPSQALSPDATGILNKAQDDLTALNARLQQVKKAEKAKLEQSITEKKKEFEALLKDKEAERAKSEAGLKQTWQHERQAMVEDWRKELEGELEQQRQSIEQRLREEVVSQGIELQRRWLRSIKSQVETERGGRLAKLDSLTTSLKQLERITLDNSATLDDNVRLHKIWSALRAVQSKVDAGDLAFDDELRALKGLSAPTAAASTGEPVVRSVLDQIEKSGIPQTGVKSFAALSSWFTNTVAPRIQSSSLVPAPEEATVISHLASAGLSKIMFRPQAGRVPGDTVGAVLARAEWCLAEKDLDGAAREINSLTGWPAKLASDWLQQARRKLEVQQALEVVATEATLSSLLLV